From the genome of Planifilum fimeticola, one region includes:
- the gabT gene encoding 4-aminobutyrate--2-oxoglutarate transaminase, protein MEDIGGRKYIRLNTDIPGPRSRELLQRREKHVPRGPFNTVPVFVQRAEGALVTDVDGNTLIDFAGAIGSLNVGHCPPEVVEAVKDQLDRYIHPCFHVMMYEPYIQLAEELNRITPGAHAKKTFFLNSGAEAVENAVKIARKFTGRRAILSFERGFHGRTLLAMSLTSKVKPYKHGFGPFAPDTYKLPYPYYYRAPGGMSSEEVDRWVLRQIEDIFLREVPPEDVAAVIIEPVQGEGGFVVPSAFFIRELKALCEKHGILFIADEVQTGFGRTGKMFAMEHFGVVPDIITMSKSIGAGIPISAVTGRAEIMDAPGVGEIGGTYGGSPLGCVAALKVIEMLEGGLVERANQIGRRILSRFEKMHRKHPAIGDVRGLGAMCAFEVVQDPESKEPDKERAGRIVAECGRRGVAVMGAGLYSNVIRILCPLVIDDEQLEEGLDVVEEVVEEVVGNPAAV, encoded by the coding sequence TTTAACACCGTGCCCGTCTTCGTTCAAAGGGCGGAAGGAGCCCTGGTCACCGATGTGGACGGGAATACCCTGATCGATTTCGCCGGTGCCATCGGCAGTCTCAACGTTGGACATTGTCCCCCAGAAGTGGTGGAGGCGGTGAAGGATCAACTGGATCGCTACATCCATCCCTGCTTTCACGTGATGATGTACGAGCCCTACATCCAACTGGCGGAGGAACTGAACCGGATCACCCCCGGTGCCCACGCGAAAAAAACGTTCTTTTTGAACAGCGGTGCCGAGGCGGTGGAAAATGCGGTGAAGATCGCTCGGAAATTCACGGGGCGCAGGGCGATCCTCTCCTTTGAACGGGGGTTTCACGGGAGAACCCTCCTCGCCATGTCCCTGACGAGCAAGGTGAAACCTTACAAGCACGGTTTTGGTCCCTTTGCCCCGGACACCTATAAGCTGCCGTATCCGTATTATTATCGGGCCCCCGGAGGCATGAGTTCTGAAGAGGTGGACCGGTGGGTGTTGAGACAGATCGAGGACATTTTCCTGAGAGAAGTCCCTCCGGAAGACGTGGCAGCCGTCATCATTGAGCCGGTGCAGGGCGAAGGCGGGTTTGTCGTTCCTTCCGCGTTCTTTATCCGGGAGTTGAAGGCCCTTTGTGAAAAACACGGCATCCTGTTCATCGCCGACGAGGTGCAAACCGGCTTCGGGCGGACCGGAAAGATGTTTGCCATGGAACACTTCGGGGTGGTTCCGGACATCATCACGATGTCCAAGTCGATCGGCGCCGGCATTCCGATCAGCGCCGTGACGGGAAGGGCGGAGATCATGGATGCCCCCGGCGTCGGAGAGATCGGCGGCACCTACGGCGGGAGTCCCCTCGGCTGCGTGGCGGCGTTGAAGGTGATTGAAATGTTGGAAGGCGGACTGGTGGAGCGGGCAAACCAAATTGGTCGGCGGATCTTATCTCGATTTGAAAAAATGCACCGGAAGCACCCCGCCATCGGAGATGTCCGGGGATTGGGAGCCATGTGCGCCTTTGAGGTAGTTCAGGATCCCGAAAGCAAAGAGCCGGACAAGGAACGGGCCGGACGGATTGTTGCCGAATGCGGCCGCAGGGGAGTGGCCGTCATGGGAGCGGGACTTTACAGCAACGTCATCCGGATCTTGTGCCCTTTGGTGATTGACGATGAGCAATTGGAGGAAGGCCTGGACGTGGTGGAAGAGGTGGTGGAGGAAGTCGTCGGAAATCCCGCTGCCGTGTGA